A single window of Fischerella sp. PCC 9605 DNA harbors:
- a CDS encoding APC family permease, with product MTEVAAPKPSLAFFDAVALIVGIVIGAGIFQTPALVAANSGSDIAVLLFWLAGGAASFVGALCYAELATTYPDVGGTYYYLKRSFGRIVAFLFAWARMTVIQTGSIVLLAFVFGDYASQIWRLGGFSSSVYAAMAILFLTALNIIGLQQGKWTQNLLTAAKVLGLLLIVVIGLTVSASEVPSVPDTSSGGAIGLAMVFVLLSYGGWNEAAYISAEIQDFRRNIVRSLLASIGIITAIYLLINLAYLRGLGLAGMAQSEAVAADLMRRLWGEGGAVFVSLLIAVSTLGALNATIFTGARTNYALGQDFSVFAFMGRWQKRPSAPKEAFILQTGIALALVLVGTFTRKGFETMVDYTAPVFWFFFLLSGISLFVLRRREPHVQRPFRVPFYPWTPLLFCLICGYLLYSSLAYTGVGATMGVLVVAAGIPLLLWNRYRQRPN from the coding sequence ATGACTGAAGTCGCAGCACCAAAGCCATCTTTAGCTTTTTTCGATGCAGTTGCGCTGATCGTCGGTATTGTCATTGGGGCAGGTATTTTTCAAACTCCGGCACTCGTCGCTGCAAATTCAGGCAGTGATATTGCAGTATTGCTGTTCTGGCTAGCTGGTGGCGCGGCATCTTTTGTGGGAGCGTTGTGCTATGCAGAGTTAGCAACAACATATCCCGATGTTGGAGGAACCTACTACTACCTGAAGCGTTCCTTTGGGCGGATCGTTGCTTTTCTATTTGCTTGGGCGCGGATGACGGTAATTCAAACAGGTTCAATTGTCCTGCTGGCATTTGTTTTTGGCGATTATGCTTCGCAAATATGGCGACTGGGTGGGTTTTCATCCTCAGTTTATGCCGCAATGGCAATTCTCTTCCTTACCGCTTTAAACATCATCGGTTTGCAGCAGGGCAAGTGGACACAAAATTTGCTCACCGCAGCTAAAGTCCTCGGTTTGCTCTTGATCGTGGTAATTGGACTGACAGTTTCTGCTTCAGAAGTTCCCTCTGTTCCTGATACTTCCTCTGGAGGAGCGATAGGACTGGCGATGGTATTCGTCCTATTATCCTACGGTGGATGGAACGAGGCAGCTTACATATCAGCTGAAATTCAGGATTTCAGACGTAATATAGTGCGATCGCTACTTGCAAGTATTGGTATTATCACTGCTATTTACCTGCTGATCAATCTTGCTTACCTGCGCGGACTGGGATTGGCAGGTATGGCACAATCAGAAGCCGTGGCAGCAGATTTAATGCGCCGTCTTTGGGGTGAAGGCGGAGCTGTATTCGTTAGCTTACTCATTGCTGTTTCTACCTTGGGGGCACTCAACGCTACTATCTTTACTGGGGCACGCACTAACTACGCTCTGGGGCAAGATTTTTCAGTGTTTGCCTTTATGGGACGCTGGCAGAAACGCCCCAGCGCGCCTAAAGAAGCATTTATACTGCAAACCGGGATTGCCCTAGCACTGGTGTTGGTCGGTACTTTCACCCGCAAAGGTTTTGAAACTATGGTGGATTATACTGCCCCAGTGTTTTGGTTCTTTTTCCTGCTTTCGGGCATATCGTTGTTTGTGCTGCGAAGACGGGAACCCCACGTACAGCGTCCGTTCCGAGTGCCATTTTATCCTTGGACACCACTGCTGTTTTGTCTGATTTGCGGCTACCTACTCTACTCCAGCTTGGCGTATACGGGAGTAGGGGCAACTATGGGTGTTTTGGTTGTAGCAGCAGGTATTCCCTTGTTGCTATGGAATCGTTACCGACAACGCCCTAATTAG
- a CDS encoding SAM-dependent methyltransferase, with amino-acid sequence MHLHKILLGILASISFASLGFAGCTPTRNFEADAQVSAPTTAPQERPADVPYVPTPQPVVDAMLKLANVGPNDVIYDLGSGDGRIPITAAQKYGIRGVGVDIDPQRVREANANAQKAKVTNQVEFRQQDLFQTDLSEATVVTLYLLPDINLKLRPKLLQELKPGTRIVSHAFDMGEWKPQQVERVDGRTIYLWVVPEQVPANLRS; translated from the coding sequence ATGCACCTACACAAAATACTACTTGGAATTCTTGCAAGTATAAGTTTTGCTAGTCTAGGATTTGCAGGATGTACGCCAACACGCAACTTTGAGGCAGACGCGCAAGTATCTGCTCCGACAACCGCACCACAAGAACGTCCTGCTGATGTTCCCTATGTACCAACACCACAGCCTGTGGTAGATGCCATGCTGAAACTGGCAAACGTCGGGCCGAATGATGTGATTTACGATTTGGGTAGTGGTGATGGACGGATTCCGATTACTGCGGCGCAAAAATACGGTATTAGAGGTGTTGGTGTAGACATTGACCCTCAACGTGTTCGAGAAGCGAACGCCAATGCTCAAAAAGCAAAAGTAACAAACCAGGTGGAATTCCGCCAGCAAGACTTGTTTCAAACTGATTTGAGTGAAGCCACAGTAGTAACACTCTACTTACTACCCGATATAAATCTCAAGCTTCGTCCCAAGCTGTTGCAGGAACTTAAACCAGGCACTCGCATTGTTTCCCATGCCTTCGACATGGGCGAGTGGAAACCACAGCAAGTGGAACGGGTGGACGGCAGAACTATCTATCTGTGGGTTGTTCCGGAGCAAGTTCCAGCAAATTTACGCTCATAG
- a CDS encoding PQQ-dependent sugar dehydrogenase → MKITSIFSNKLVGSMVLLGLVSCTVPTSESATPNDQDTTVSAQSEQQNSNNQTCTLVKEGFGSQGQVNVQVEEVATGLEVPWGIAFLPNGNMLVTERPGRVRLVRDGKLVQKPVATVKVTDSGEGGLLGIAVHPDFANNRFFYLYYTADRNGSQVNRVERWRLSSDGQSASSDRVIVDNIPVALYHNGGRIRFGPDGMLYIGTGDARDPQISQDVKSLAGKILRVTPDGQVPQDNPFPGNPVYITGIRNTQGFDWRDASTLLVTDHGPSGELNRSGHDKVSVAQAGDNLGWPTIYRCESKEGLVTPSIVWRQALPPGGATIYTGNAIPEWKGSLIIATLRSEHLQRVVFDPQSPQQVRQHEVYLQGKYGRLREAIMGPDGELYVTTSNCDGRGDCPSQRDKILRVTR, encoded by the coding sequence ATGAAAATCACAAGTATATTTTCTAATAAATTAGTTGGAAGCATGGTTTTATTAGGGCTTGTGTCTTGCACTGTACCAACATCTGAATCAGCAACTCCAAACGATCAAGATACAACAGTATCTGCACAATCTGAGCAACAGAACTCTAATAATCAGACATGTACCTTAGTTAAAGAAGGCTTCGGATCTCAAGGACAGGTAAACGTACAAGTGGAAGAGGTAGCAACAGGTCTTGAAGTACCTTGGGGAATTGCGTTTTTACCAAATGGAAATATGCTGGTTACTGAACGACCGGGGCGAGTGCGACTTGTGCGGGATGGCAAACTTGTGCAAAAACCTGTAGCTACAGTCAAAGTTACAGACAGTGGCGAAGGTGGTTTACTCGGTATTGCGGTGCATCCGGACTTCGCCAATAACCGCTTTTTCTACTTGTACTACACTGCTGATAGAAATGGGTCGCAGGTCAATCGTGTGGAACGCTGGCGGTTATCGTCGGACGGACAAAGCGCTTCGTCAGATCGGGTAATTGTCGATAATATTCCAGTTGCCTTGTATCATAATGGCGGTCGCATTCGTTTCGGCCCTGATGGAATGCTTTACATCGGGACTGGCGATGCACGGGATCCACAAATTTCTCAAGATGTTAAATCTCTGGCTGGTAAAATCCTGCGCGTCACGCCAGATGGACAAGTACCGCAAGATAATCCATTTCCAGGCAACCCGGTCTATATTACAGGCATTCGCAACACTCAGGGATTTGATTGGCGTGATGCATCCACACTCTTGGTTACTGACCACGGCCCGAGTGGGGAGTTAAATAGAAGTGGTCATGATAAAGTCAGTGTAGCTCAAGCGGGCGATAATCTTGGTTGGCCCACCATCTACCGCTGCGAATCAAAGGAAGGACTCGTCACACCGTCTATTGTCTGGCGTCAAGCTTTGCCTCCAGGCGGAGCAACAATTTACACAGGAAATGCCATTCCTGAGTGGAAAGGCAGCTTAATCATTGCCACCCTCCGTTCCGAACACTTGCAGCGTGTTGTCTTCGATCCACAATCTCCTCAGCAAGTTCGGCAACATGAGGTGTACTTGCAAGGTAAGTATGGGCGGCTCAGGGAGGCGATAATGGGGCCAGACGGCGAATTGTACGTGACAACCAGTAACTGCGACGGACGTGGGGATTGCCCATCACAGCGGGATAAAATCCTACGCGTTACGCGGTAA
- a CDS encoding SDR family oxidoreductase has product MKGLKGKSALITGASSGIGQAIAIRLAQEGCNIAINYRKSPEAAEETEEMALQKACGDIENCGVKSMLVQGDVSKEEDIVEMVNAVVDKLGSLDILVNNAGIQIECPSHEIKTEDFDRVIGVNLRGAYLCARETIKHFLSQNRPGIIINISSVHEIIPRPFYVSYSISKGGMENMTKTLALEYANRGIRVNAIAPGATITPINEDWVNNPEKKAVVESHIPMGRAGTSEEMAAAVAFLASDEAAYITGQTLFIDGGLTLYADFREAWSA; this is encoded by the coding sequence ATGAAAGGATTAAAAGGTAAAAGTGCCCTGATTACAGGTGCTAGTTCAGGTATTGGACAGGCGATCGCCATCCGTCTTGCCCAAGAAGGTTGTAATATTGCCATTAACTATCGTAAAAGTCCCGAAGCTGCGGAAGAAACTGAAGAAATGGCTTTGCAAAAAGCCTGTGGAGATATCGAAAATTGTGGTGTTAAGTCAATGCTGGTACAGGGCGATGTCTCCAAGGAAGAAGATATTGTGGAGATGGTTAACGCTGTAGTTGATAAATTAGGCAGTCTTGATATTCTGGTTAACAATGCCGGAATTCAAATCGAATGCCCATCTCATGAAATTAAGACCGAAGACTTTGACCGGGTAATTGGGGTGAATCTCCGAGGTGCTTATCTGTGCGCGCGTGAAACGATCAAACATTTCCTCTCCCAAAACCGCCCCGGAATCATCATTAACATTTCCAGTGTTCACGAAATTATTCCCCGGCCATTTTATGTCAGCTATTCGATTAGCAAAGGTGGAATGGAGAATATGACTAAAACTCTAGCGCTGGAATATGCTAACCGAGGTATTCGTGTGAACGCGATCGCACCAGGAGCGACTATCACGCCTATAAACGAAGATTGGGTGAACAACCCTGAAAAAAAGGCAGTTGTAGAAAGTCACATCCCAATGGGTCGTGCAGGAACTTCGGAAGAAATGGCGGCAGCAGTAGCTTTTTTAGCTTCGGATGAGGCGGCATATATCACTGGACAAACGTTGTTTATTGATGGTGGACTGACGCTATATGCTGATTTCCGAGAAGCTTGGTCTGCGTGA